One genomic segment of Marinitoga piezophila KA3 includes these proteins:
- the fdrA gene encoding acyl-CoA synthetase FdrA: protein MVYTMIKPNSYYDSVTLMLITEDIKKMEGIEEALVGMGTDTNKEFLKELDMMSEEVENSTPNDLLIVVKGENIDMEEIEKTVEELLKTETEEDEGEKFYPSMDSALNKVKDANMVLISIAGEYAGLETKKALDRGLNVMLFSDNVSLEDEIKLKKYALKKGLLVMGPDCGTAIINGVPMAFSNVVNRGKIGIVAASGTGAQEVSSIISNLGCGISQLIGTGGRDVKKDVGGLMFLEGIKRLIEDDETEIIVLVSKPPYPEVVEKAVELLKKTNKKHVVHFVNGKVEDDTITVGHTLEDAAIKAALLCKGEEIKKDIYTYFDFLEAFDFETKVKEEAEKIKEGKYIRGLYSGGTLADEAMVLLAKEIGPIYSPAPLDPEYKLENINESKENTVVDMGEDEFTVGRPHPMIDFTMRKSRLVKEYLDKDTAIILVDVVLGWGSHMDPAGEIAEAVKNAREVSDKYRCVIANICGTYEDPQKYNEQKKKLEDAGVIVFPSNASAVKFAVSVWKELGR from the coding sequence ATGGTCTATACAATGATAAAACCGAATTCGTATTATGATTCCGTAACCCTTATGTTGATAACCGAAGATATAAAAAAAATGGAAGGTATTGAAGAAGCTTTGGTTGGCATGGGGACGGACACAAATAAGGAATTTTTAAAAGAATTGGATATGATGTCAGAAGAAGTTGAAAATTCTACACCAAATGATCTTTTGATTGTTGTAAAAGGCGAAAATATAGACATGGAAGAAATAGAAAAAACTGTTGAAGAGTTACTAAAAACAGAAACAGAAGAAGATGAAGGGGAAAAATTCTATCCTTCAATGGATTCTGCACTTAACAAAGTAAAAGACGCAAATATGGTATTAATCTCTATTGCAGGTGAATATGCAGGTCTTGAAACTAAAAAGGCTCTTGACAGAGGACTTAATGTAATGTTATTTAGTGATAATGTTTCACTGGAAGATGAAATAAAATTAAAAAAATATGCGCTTAAAAAAGGATTACTTGTTATGGGACCAGATTGTGGAACAGCTATAATCAATGGAGTACCTATGGCATTTTCAAATGTAGTCAACAGGGGGAAGATTGGTATTGTTGCCGCATCCGGAACTGGCGCTCAAGAAGTATCCTCTATCATCTCAAATCTTGGATGCGGCATTTCCCAGCTCATTGGAACTGGCGGAAGAGATGTAAAGAAAGATGTTGGAGGATTAATGTTCCTTGAAGGAATTAAGAGATTAATTGAAGATGATGAAACAGAGATAATAGTACTTGTTTCAAAACCACCATATCCAGAAGTAGTAGAAAAAGCTGTTGAATTATTGAAAAAGACAAATAAAAAACATGTCGTTCATTTTGTAAACGGAAAAGTGGAAGATGACACAATTACAGTTGGACATACTCTGGAAGATGCTGCTATAAAGGCTGCATTGTTGTGTAAAGGCGAAGAAATAAAGAAAGATATTTATACGTATTTTGATTTCCTTGAAGCATTTGATTTTGAAACAAAGGTAAAAGAAGAAGCAGAAAAAATAAAAGAAGGAAAATATATAAGAGGACTATATTCTGGTGGAACATTGGCTGATGAAGCAATGGTATTGCTTGCAAAAGAGATAGGTCCAATATATTCCCCAGCACCATTAGATCCAGAATATAAGCTTGAGAATATAAATGAAAGTAAGGAAAATACAGTAGTGGATATGGGTGAAGACGAGTTTACAGTTGGAAGACCACATCCTATGATTGACTTTACAATGAGAAAGTCCAGACTTGTAAAAGAATATCTCGATAAAGATACGGCAATAATACTGGTTGACGTAGTGTTAGGCTGGGGTTCACATATGGATCCTGCTGGTGAAATTGCAGAAGCAGTAAAGAACGCCAGGGAAGTTTCTGATAAGTATAGATGTGTAATAGCAAATATTTGTGGAACATATGAGGATCCACAAAAATATAATGAACAAAAGAAAAAACTCGAAGATGCTGGTGTTATTGTCTTCCCAAGTAATGCCAGTGCAGTAAAATTCGCAGTTAGCGTTTGGAAGGAGTTGGGAAGATGA
- a CDS encoding cyclase family protein — protein sequence MAGIKVYDLTQKIGITTPPWPGYEPMKLWYFKRMMLQKVNGQIVQTSMHNGTHLDGQRHFMTGGRDIASLPLDGYLFGEGVILDISKEVGDFDIYTPETLLKVAKENNLEIKKGDIIIINTGYHKYAWDQPEANENKYYYFHPGPDQRFADWLKEMEIKWVGVDCGSADHPMNTILREYRPEFAKMADEHFRKKYGKPLDEYFTDETYQLMHIDLFPHLILHAENLGGEIDKVLNRRMYIGIFPWKLVDGESSIARVAAFEIEG from the coding sequence GTGGCAGGTATTAAAGTGTATGATTTAACTCAGAAGATTGGTATTACAACACCACCATGGCCAGGTTATGAGCCAATGAAATTGTGGTATTTCAAGAGAATGATGCTTCAGAAGGTTAACGGACAGATAGTTCAAACAAGTATGCATAATGGTACACATCTTGATGGTCAAAGACATTTTATGACTGGCGGAAGAGATATAGCTTCATTGCCACTTGATGGTTATTTGTTCGGTGAAGGGGTTATTTTAGATATTTCTAAAGAAGTTGGAGATTTTGATATTTATACACCAGAAACATTATTAAAGGTTGCAAAAGAAAATAATCTCGAGATTAAAAAGGGCGATATTATAATTATTAACACTGGTTATCACAAATATGCATGGGATCAACCAGAAGCAAATGAAAATAAATATTATTACTTCCACCCAGGACCAGATCAAAGATTTGCTGATTGGTTAAAAGAAATGGAAATTAAATGGGTTGGTGTTGATTGTGGTTCTGCAGATCACCCAATGAATACAATATTAAGAGAATACAGACCTGAATTTGCTAAAATGGCAGACGAACACTTTAGAAAAAAATACGGAAAACCATTAGATGAATACTTTACAGATGAAACGTATCAATTAATGCATATTGATTTATTCCCACACTTGATTTTACACGCTGAAAATCTTGGTGGAGAAATTGATAAAGTATTAAATAGAAGAATGTACATAGGTATATTCCCATGGAAACTTGTTGATGGTGAATCAAGTATAGCTCGTGTAGCTGCATTTGAAATTGAAGGATAA
- a CDS encoding DUF2877 domain-containing protein, with protein sequence MTDIIVSKNVFEKHVNEEAKIFFKTKHTVYYKFNDSDILTLTTHSNRVGALGLTAPSRFLKFKKVYVNKNKVLVFDNVFFLSKFKLYDPTITNFRKNVNIDEAINYIKQNVDNRISLKIIKGLFDKKYESLIGFGPGLTPLGDDILSGVLLMEHYFKKDLVDKDHIIFISRKKTNDISYFQMKYAAEGLAPLPVKEYLSSGNKDDLLKMGATSGSGWLLGITYYFEFGGIADGLYNDKTEFVL encoded by the coding sequence ATGACTGATATTATTGTTTCAAAAAATGTTTTTGAAAAACATGTAAATGAAGAAGCAAAAATCTTTTTCAAAACAAAACATACAGTATATTATAAATTTAACGATTCGGATATATTGACTCTGACAACTCATTCGAACCGGGTAGGGGCATTGGGGCTAACAGCCCCCTCCCGATTCCTTAAATTCAAAAAAGTATATGTAAACAAAAATAAGGTTTTAGTATTTGATAACGTTTTCTTTTTAAGCAAGTTTAAATTGTATGATCCAACAATAACAAACTTTAGAAAAAACGTAAATATAGATGAAGCTATTAATTATATAAAACAAAATGTTGATAACAGAATATCTTTGAAAATAATAAAAGGTTTATTTGATAAAAAATATGAATCATTAATAGGATTTGGTCCAGGATTAACTCCACTTGGTGATGATATATTATCAGGAGTTCTTTTAATGGAGCATTATTTTAAAAAAGATTTAGTGGATAAAGATCACATTATTTTTATTTCAAGAAAAAAAACAAATGATATTTCTTATTTTCAAATGAAATATGCTGCCGAAGGATTAGCACCATTGCCAGTTAAAGAATATTTAAGTAGCGGTAATAAGGATGATTTATTAAAAATGGGAGCTACATCTGGAAGTGGATGGTTATTGGGGATTACCTATTACTTTGAGTTTGGAGGGATAGCGGATGGTCTATACAATGATAAAACCGAATTCGTATTATGA
- a CDS encoding PadR family transcriptional regulator: MNSANKCKIFQKSGKLICDLLLILIAEKPSYGYELSNRLCEMGITIPEGIGQKGRVYRALSDLEKRGEIEFDWDTTSSPPRKIYKVTEKGKERMKRFISEMEEQIIVLKNFINKAKENI, from the coding sequence ATGAATTCGGCAAATAAGTGTAAAATATTTCAAAAGAGCGGAAAGTTAATATGCGATTTATTATTGATATTAATAGCCGAAAAGCCCAGTTATGGCTATGAACTATCCAATAGGCTATGCGAAATGGGTATAACAATTCCAGAAGGAATTGGGCAAAAAGGAAGAGTATACAGGGCTCTTTCAGATCTTGAAAAACGTGGCGAAATAGAGTTTGATTGGGATACAACATCAAGTCCACCAAGAAAAATTTATAAGGTGACAGAAAAAGGAAAAGAAAGAATGAAAAGATTTATTTCTGAAATGGAAGAACAGATAATAGTTTTAAAAAACTTTATTAATAAAGCAAAAGAAAATATATAA
- the pdo gene encoding protein disulfide oxidoreductase: MERLLDDKTLEQVKDLLGEMKGRVKIILFEKDDCEYCEVTKQLYTELSEGVDNVDLEVENIDSPLAEEYEIDKTLAPATVILASNGSDLGVRFYGIPSGHEFSTLLQDLILMSKNGEEVDFSEDTIEKLKGINKKIRLRVFVTPTCPYCPRAVLSAQMAAMINENINGEMVEANEFYEISMKHNVSSVPHTVIEAFENGEWVVKGEFIGAYPEPNFVEEVLKAVEG; this comes from the coding sequence ATGGAAAGATTATTAGATGACAAAACATTAGAACAGGTAAAGGATTTATTAGGGGAAATGAAAGGTAGAGTAAAAATAATTTTATTCGAAAAAGATGATTGCGAATACTGTGAAGTAACAAAACAATTATACACAGAATTATCAGAAGGTGTAGATAATGTTGATTTAGAAGTTGAAAATATTGACTCTCCACTTGCAGAAGAATATGAAATTGATAAAACATTAGCTCCAGCAACAGTTATTCTTGCATCAAATGGTTCAGATTTAGGTGTAAGATTTTACGGAATTCCTTCAGGACATGAATTCAGCACATTATTACAGGATTTAATTCTCATGTCCAAAAATGGCGAAGAAGTAGATTTCTCAGAAGACACAATTGAAAAATTAAAGGGTATAAACAAAAAAATAAGATTAAGAGTATTTGTAACTCCAACATGTCCATACTGTCCAAGAGCTGTTTTATCAGCACAGATGGCTGCAATGATTAATGAAAATATAAACGGTGAAATGGTAGAAGCTAACGAATTTTACGAAATTTCAATGAAACACAATGTAAGTTCTGTACCACACACAGTTATTGAAGCATTTGAAAATGGTGAATGGGTAGTTAAAGGTGAATTTATTGGTGCATATCCTGAACCAAACTTCGTTGAAGAAGTATTAAAAGCTGTGGAGGGATAA
- a CDS encoding N-acetyltransferase — protein MWKEIPEKVSQEKITFDVREIEPMLAGPSLKLEPYEPEMAKLKDGNYLYIRPLKKEEVPQLLPFIKKLLDVDHDFYDIVGVRVYGELLGWYRDRLKDPYFMIGTINGKLAGFANARVMNNGIHISLHSMAYVRGLKVGAIMYYAKAKYAFEKLGAKEWWSTFESYNGWKRWGLGMAQPSYPWPDVQHELGGAKVYYITREYWDLSVKQYLLDYIKTDLVPATPEVAEANKELIIPESPLV, from the coding sequence ATGTGGAAAGAAATACCGGAAAAAGTATCACAGGAAAAAATTACATTTGATGTTAGAGAAATAGAACCAATGTTAGCAGGACCGTCATTGAAATTAGAACCATATGAACCAGAAATGGCAAAATTAAAAGATGGAAATTATTTATATATCAGACCATTGAAAAAAGAAGAAGTACCTCAATTATTACCATTTATAAAGAAATTATTAGATGTAGATCATGACTTTTATGATATTGTTGGTGTAAGAGTATATGGCGAATTATTAGGATGGTATAGAGATAGATTAAAGGATCCATATTTCATGATTGGTACAATTAATGGGAAATTAGCAGGTTTTGCAAATGCAAGAGTTATGAATAATGGAATTCATATTAGTTTACACTCAATGGCATATGTAAGAGGATTAAAAGTAGGAGCTATTATGTATTATGCAAAAGCTAAATATGCATTTGAAAAACTGGGAGCAAAAGAATGGTGGTCAACATTTGAAAGTTATAATGGTTGGAAGAGATGGGGTTTAGGTATGGCACAACCATCATATCCATGGCCAGATGTACAGCATGAATTAGGTGGAGCAAAAGTATATTACATTACAAGAGAATATTGGGATTTATCAGTAAAACAATATTTACTCGATTATATAAAGACAGATCTTGTACCTGCAACACCAGAAGTTGCAGAAGCAAACAAAGAATTAATAATCCCCGAAAGTCCTCTCGTTTAA
- a CDS encoding HD domain-containing phosphohydrolase, with amino-acid sequence MKRLLIFVLIIVSISLSFSKTLKIGIYKDIPIVFDEKRGFFVELARNMFEDLNVDYKFVFDTQANLIEKLKNNEIDIVADLAITPERKKFFNFNSEALFFDWGVIYVSGKENVDNIVDLKNKKIGVMKTDIFYDGPGGIKEILKSFNIKVDFVEMNDYMEILDALEKHEIDAGVMPKFLGLYLENKHNIKKTSIIFTPISIYMMYKKDKSLDEFFQRFDQLLKKLKSDPDSYYYSIFDKYFNTKTLEKIPDWLVPAIAILETILIFIIIVLYINSNQLKRKLQKKNSELTDALNDLEKTLSELKNSTDLIEKIVNLSPNPIYIKTVDQTIIFSNKAFAEFFNMEKDEIIGKNLNDIIGNTIDEKTKENAVIKDIQIILNHIEKTVLEVKMKKDGKIRYFRVFKTPIRQQNGEDKILVLYIDVTDKVEQKLELEKKNKILDSTNKKLFKMIELISNFETQDIENYYTNLLKFANELVDACDYGSISLAENDKWNFIAAIGHDIEKLKQLNLKKDWMVQTNDEIKIFKSDELIKIDKKGMDEKTFNKFINAVKNIKEIMIITSELEKGKILNLALDIDASNPKSFTEYDKTIIQALMNIAKTVINSKYTIDRVKSAYLNFANKLALIAEAHDDITGQHIYRVGELSYFIAQKLNLPEDKIIEIKEFSTLHDIGKIFIPLEILNKPGKLTDEEYEIMKKHTIYAERLLGDDPYFETALKIALYHHEKYNGGGYPYNLKGDEIPIEAQIVSIVDVYDALRSKRPYKPAIPHEKVMKIIIEGDNRTSPKDFNPKILEIFKQYSDEINNIYNKFSD; translated from the coding sequence ATGAAAAGGCTCTTGATTTTTGTACTTATAATCGTTTCTATATCCCTTTCTTTTTCAAAAACACTTAAAATAGGTATATACAAAGATATACCTATTGTATTTGATGAAAAAAGAGGCTTTTTTGTTGAATTAGCACGGAATATGTTTGAAGATTTAAATGTTGACTATAAATTTGTTTTTGATACACAGGCAAACCTTATTGAAAAACTTAAAAATAATGAAATTGATATTGTTGCTGACCTGGCAATAACCCCTGAAAGAAAAAAATTCTTTAATTTTAACAGCGAAGCTTTATTTTTCGACTGGGGAGTAATATATGTTTCAGGAAAAGAAAATGTCGATAATATAGTTGATTTAAAAAATAAAAAAATTGGCGTAATGAAAACAGATATATTTTACGATGGACCTGGAGGCATAAAAGAAATTCTTAAATCTTTTAATATAAAAGTAGATTTTGTTGAAATGAATGATTATATGGAAATACTTGATGCCCTCGAAAAACATGAAATAGATGCTGGTGTAATGCCAAAATTTCTTGGTTTATATCTTGAGAACAAGCATAACATTAAAAAAACTTCCATTATTTTTACGCCTATAAGTATTTATATGATGTATAAAAAAGATAAAAGTCTGGATGAATTTTTTCAGAGGTTTGATCAATTATTAAAAAAATTAAAATCAGATCCCGATTCATACTATTATAGTATTTTTGATAAATATTTTAATACAAAAACTCTTGAAAAAATACCTGACTGGCTTGTTCCTGCAATTGCTATTTTAGAAACTATACTTATTTTTATAATTATTGTGCTATATATAAATTCCAATCAACTTAAAAGAAAATTACAGAAAAAAAATTCAGAATTAACAGATGCTTTAAATGATCTCGAAAAAACACTTTCAGAATTAAAAAATTCTACAGATTTAATTGAAAAAATTGTTAATCTTTCACCAAATCCTATTTATATAAAAACTGTAGATCAAACTATTATTTTTTCTAATAAAGCTTTTGCTGAATTTTTTAATATGGAAAAAGATGAAATTATTGGAAAAAATTTAAACGATATTATCGGCAATACTATTGATGAAAAAACCAAAGAAAATGCTGTTATAAAAGATATACAGATTATATTAAATCATATTGAAAAAACTGTTTTAGAAGTTAAAATGAAAAAAGACGGAAAAATACGTTATTTCAGAGTTTTCAAAACACCTATAAGGCAACAAAATGGTGAAGATAAAATTCTTGTTTTATATATAGATGTTACAGATAAAGTAGAGCAAAAACTTGAACTTGAGAAAAAAAATAAAATACTTGATTCCACAAACAAAAAATTATTTAAGATGATTGAACTGATTTCCAATTTTGAAACACAGGATATTGAAAATTATTATACAAATCTTTTAAAATTTGCCAATGAACTTGTTGATGCATGTGATTACGGAAGTATTTCACTTGCTGAAAATGATAAATGGAATTTCATTGCAGCAATAGGTCATGATATAGAAAAATTAAAACAACTTAATCTTAAAAAAGATTGGATGGTTCAAACAAATGATGAAATAAAAATATTTAAATCAGATGAATTAATTAAAATTGACAAAAAAGGAATGGATGAAAAAACATTTAATAAATTTATAAATGCTGTAAAAAATATAAAGGAAATAATGATTATAACCTCAGAATTAGAAAAAGGAAAAATACTTAATCTTGCACTGGATATAGACGCCAGTAATCCTAAATCATTTACTGAATACGATAAAACAATTATACAGGCTTTAATGAATATTGCTAAAACTGTAATTAATTCAAAATATACCATAGATAGAGTTAAAAGTGCCTATCTTAATTTTGCCAATAAACTCGCTTTAATTGCAGAAGCACATGATGATATTACAGGACAACATATATATAGAGTTGGAGAGCTTTCGTATTTTATAGCTCAAAAATTAAATCTTCCAGAAGACAAAATAATTGAAATAAAGGAATTTTCGACATTACATGATATTGGAAAAATCTTTATTCCACTTGAAATTTTAAATAAACCCGGTAAATTAACAGATGAAGAATATGAAATTATGAAAAAACATACCATTTATGCAGAACGGTTATTGGGTGATGACCCATACTTTGAAACTGCATTAAAAATTGCATTATATCACCATGAAAAATATAATGGTGGAGGATATCCATATAATTTAAAAGGCGATGAAATACCTATTGAAGCTCAGATTGTATCTATTGTAGATGTATACGATGCTTTACGTTCTAAACGTCCATATAAACCGGCTATTCCACACGAAAAAGTGATGAAAATAATCATTGAGGGTGATAATAGAACTTCGCCAAAAGATTTTAATCCAAAAATCCTTGAGATATTTAAACAATACTCAGATGAAATCAATAATATATATAATAAATTTTCTGATTAA
- a CDS encoding DUF1116 domain-containing protein yields MSLFKEELKIINIGLKSFYEDLKKQGAHVVHVDWKPPLGGSKAVKILNDFSNVKVDVEAANAKAVERIMNSQPTLVGMALAKDVVPGMKENMILHAGPPITWDRMCGPLKGAIIGGLIYEGKAKNEKEAIELIESGEIQFDPWHHHDGVGPMAGVATPSMPVFIVENKTYGIKAYCTMNEGLGKVLRYGANGPDVIDRLKWMESVLYPVLKEAIEIKGEINLKNLIAQAVQMGDECHNRNKAATSLFIREIAPAILDTSFSDKEKKEVIEFINSNDHFFLNLSMPAAKSATLAAEGIEGSTIVTVMARNGTDFGIRVAGLPGEWFVGPAQEVEGLYFPGFTKEDANPDIGDSTITETGGFGGFAMAGAPAIVKFVGGSVQEAIETTQKMYEITDAENNTYKIPFLNFRGTPTGLNVKKVVEKGILPRINTGIAHKEPGIGQVGAGLTYPPMNIFIDALEAFVKKYSD; encoded by the coding sequence ATGAGTTTATTTAAAGAAGAATTAAAAATCATAAATATCGGATTGAAATCATTCTATGAAGATTTAAAAAAACAGGGAGCACATGTTGTGCATGTTGATTGGAAACCACCACTTGGCGGTTCAAAGGCTGTAAAAATATTAAATGACTTTTCAAATGTTAAGGTAGATGTTGAAGCAGCAAATGCAAAAGCAGTAGAAAGAATTATGAATTCACAGCCAACCCTTGTTGGAATGGCATTGGCAAAAGATGTAGTTCCAGGAATGAAAGAAAATATGATTTTACATGCAGGTCCTCCAATTACGTGGGATAGAATGTGTGGTCCATTAAAAGGCGCAATAATTGGTGGGCTTATCTATGAAGGAAAAGCAAAAAATGAAAAAGAGGCTATTGAGTTAATAGAATCAGGAGAAATTCAATTTGATCCATGGCATCATCATGATGGTGTAGGCCCTATGGCTGGTGTTGCAACACCTTCCATGCCTGTGTTTATAGTTGAAAACAAGACATATGGTATAAAAGCATATTGTACAATGAATGAAGGTTTAGGAAAGGTTTTAAGATATGGAGCAAATGGACCTGATGTAATTGATAGACTTAAATGGATGGAATCAGTGTTATATCCAGTTTTAAAAGAAGCTATTGAAATAAAAGGCGAAATTAATTTAAAGAATCTTATTGCTCAGGCAGTTCAAATGGGCGATGAATGTCATAATAGAAATAAAGCAGCAACATCTTTGTTTATCAGGGAAATTGCACCTGCAATACTTGATACATCGTTCTCTGATAAAGAAAAGAAAGAAGTAATTGAATTTATTAATTCAAATGATCATTTCTTCCTTAATTTATCAATGCCAGCAGCAAAATCAGCAACATTAGCAGCAGAAGGTATTGAAGGAAGTACAATAGTTACAGTAATGGCAAGAAATGGAACTGATTTTGGTATTAGAGTAGCTGGGTTACCAGGAGAATGGTTTGTTGGTCCAGCACAGGAAGTAGAAGGATTATACTTCCCGGGATTTACAAAGGAAGATGCAAATCCTGATATTGGAGATAGTACTATTACAGAAACAGGCGGATTTGGTGGATTTGCAATGGCTGGTGCTCCGGCTATAGTTAAATTTGTTGGAGGTAGTGTTCAGGAAGCAATTGAAACAACACAGAAGATGTATGAAATTACAGATGCAGAAAATAACACATATAAAATACCATTCTTGAATTTTAGAGGAACGCCAACAGGATTAAATGTTAAAAAAGTTGTTGAAAAGGGTATATTACCAAGAATTAATACAGGTATAGCCCATAAAGAACCAGGTATAGGGCAGGTTGGAGCAGGTTTAACCTATCCACCTATGAATATATTTATAGATGCATTGGAAGCATTTGTAAAAAAATACTCAGATTGA
- the trxB gene encoding thioredoxin-disulfide reductase translates to MFFDLGSSKKHDLKEYYDMVIIGGGPAGVAAGIYAVQGGIQPLIIEKDLEGGQINLTEYVENYPGFKSITGEELATKLGEHAREFGVEFYDGEVINVDFSKDEKIISLDNGSIVKAKTVVIATGATPRKLGVPGEMEFAGRGVSYCATCDGHFFKNQKVAVIGGGNTAVEEALYLSKIAKEVYIIHRRDKLRADKRYQDKAFNTENIKFIWNSVVKEIKGDKKVTQLVLENRETGEITNFDVDGVFVFVGLTPVTELFKGKIELDDYGYIPVDEHRETNVKGVFAAGDVIQKELRQIITAAADGAIAASFAVREYFN, encoded by the coding sequence ATGTTCTTTGATCTTGGATCATCAAAAAAACATGATTTAAAAGAATATTATGATATGGTAATTATTGGCGGTGGTCCAGCAGGTGTTGCAGCAGGGATTTATGCTGTTCAGGGCGGAATCCAGCCATTAATTATAGAAAAAGATTTAGAAGGCGGTCAGATTAACTTAACAGAATATGTTGAAAACTATCCTGGATTTAAATCTATTACAGGAGAAGAATTAGCAACAAAACTTGGAGAACACGCAAGAGAATTTGGCGTAGAATTTTACGATGGTGAAGTTATTAATGTTGATTTCAGTAAAGATGAAAAGATAATATCACTTGATAATGGAAGTATTGTAAAAGCAAAAACAGTTGTTATCGCAACAGGTGCAACACCAAGAAAATTAGGTGTTCCTGGTGAAATGGAATTTGCTGGTAGAGGTGTTTCATACTGTGCTACCTGCGATGGACATTTCTTCAAAAACCAGAAAGTTGCTGTTATTGGCGGTGGCAATACAGCTGTTGAAGAAGCTCTTTATCTTTCAAAAATAGCAAAAGAAGTTTATATTATTCATAGAAGAGATAAGTTAAGAGCTGATAAAAGATATCAGGACAAAGCATTTAATACAGAAAATATTAAATTCATCTGGAATTCTGTAGTAAAGGAAATCAAAGGTGATAAGAAAGTAACTCAGCTTGTACTTGAAAACAGAGAAACTGGTGAAATTACAAACTTCGATGTAGACGGAGTATTCGTTTTTGTAGGACTTACTCCTGTAACAGAATTATTTAAAGGAAAAATAGAACTTGATGATTATGGATATATCCCTGTAGATGAACACAGAGAAACAAATGTGAAAGGTGTATTTGCTGCAGGAGATGTTATTCAAAAGGAATTAAGACAGATTATCACAGCAGCAGCTGATGGTGCTATTGCAGCATCTTTTGCTGTAAGAGAATACTTTAATTAA